DNA sequence from the Bombus vancouverensis nearcticus chromosome 8, iyBomVanc1_principal, whole genome shotgun sequence genome:
TAGCACGGTCAACGTTCGAAACCGAAGGTTGACCGTTTGCGTTCGAACCTTCCGCGGACTGAGTCTCGGAGCTTTTCTTCGTCGTCGAGTCGCGATATTTTACGAGACACGATCGTTGAGTCGGTATCGGCCTTCTCTCCGAACATTCGCTTCTCTCCGAGATGCTGCTCGATTTCGATTTTCCAATCGTCGACTCCGACGTGTCGCACGGCGTATCCTGACAACGTAGAACATCGTTCAGAGATACGCGCGACTCGACCACCGACGGAGGTTTGGCGACGACGTCGCCGTGATCGGACGATTCCGTCGTCCGAGAAATCGCCGACTCGGATGTCGCGTTGTCCCGTGTTGGTCCATCGATACACTGTTTACCGTTCTCCTCGTTCACCGGTGATCTCACAGCGCTGGTCACACCGTTGAAAAAACGTTCGTCGAGGGTCACGCGTTCGAAGACACTGGAATACTCTCGACACGAAATCGAAGCATCTTCTTTCCGACGCGATGTAGGCGAAGAAACGACGTCACCGGTGACGGCGTTCCATTCACTGGAATTTCCCTGATATTCCTGTCCGACGACGGGTGTACGGACCCGCCTTTCCCGCGGATTTCCACGGCGGTCGTCCTCGTCCACGCGCCTTTCACTCGAGACTCGGGCAACGGGTTCACCGCCGTTGCCGCCATCGCCGGGACCCTTGTCGACGACGTGCCGAACCGGATCGTCGTGATCACCGCCTTCGCTGCCGGTTTCTTTCGGAATCGAGTCTTTGATCGACTCGTAAACGACCGTGCGACCAGCGGCCGGACTCACCACCTGTTGCCGATTGTTCGATCGGTCTCGATCGGATCTCCACGGTTTCGTGTTGGGCGGTGGTGGGGCCTGCCTGGTCGGACAGGGTGGCCTTGGTGATCTTTTAAGGGCTTCGGCGACCACCTGCCGACTCGGCCGTGGTGGTACCGGTGGTGGGTGAGGTCTCTGCGTCGCTGCCAAGTGCATTTTATCTGCGATCTCTTCCACCGCAACGGCCCTTCTCTACGAGCGGCTACCGTCGTCTCACCGTACCACGAACATGCTTCTGTTTTATCCGATACACACCGTAATCGAGGTCGTTTCCGATAACGACAATCTCGGTTATCTCTGTTTCTACATTCGTTCCATCTCGGTTTATTCCGACAATAAGTCTCTACCGGTCGATTATGTCACATTCGAAACACTTCGTTTCGATGGGCGACGACTGACCGACAGTTATCCGGAGTCGTGTTATTGCCGTTATCGATGGTAAATCGACGTTCGAAATTAAGCGACGAGATCGTTCGTCGAACGTCGTTCGTTGCGTGCTTTATGTTCCATAGATTTTGACGTTCGCTAGGCGATCAACGTCGGCGCGATTCCAGCACAGTACGCCAATGCAGTGCGACGTTCAACCACGTAGTTTCTCTTTCACTCCGGTTTTACTATTTATCCTCTGTGAGTTATCTCTCATCCACCTTCGGTCTTCGTTCTGTTCCACCTCCTTCCAGTACTCGTACACATGAGTTGTTCCTTTGAGAAGCACCAACGcagataaaaaataattactcgATCGTCGCGCGTACGATCGTCTCCGTGACTCGCGGTTTCACGAGAAATCACCAGGTTCGATTCGAGGAACGCGCGACATTTTCAAAGACGCTGGATCATTCAAACGCGAAACAAGCGCGAAACGTTGCCGCGATGTGAAGCGAGTCGAGTTGATGCGAGTTGAGGCGAGTTGTGGCGAGTCGTGGCAAGGTAAGACGAGGTGAGACGAAGTGAGAGGAACTGCGGTGCGGTGAGGTGAGGTACGGTGAGGTGAGGTGAGGTGAGGTGAGGTGAGGTGAGGTGAGGTGAGGTAAGCTGTGGTGAGGTGAGGCGAGGTGAGGTACGGTGCGGTGAGGTGCGGTACAGTGAGGCTAGGCGAGGCGAGGTGAGGCGAGGCGAGGTGCGGTGAGGTGCGGTGAGGCGAGGTGAGGCGAGGTAAGGCGAGGCGAGGTgaggcgaggcgaggcgaggcgaTGCGAGGCGAAGCGGCACGTTAGGTTAGACCGACGAGGACTCGGTTGAAGAAACTCGGTCCCTGGTATCCTCGATCCGCTATCGCCTCTATCCTATGTCTCTTGACCCCTTTCCCCTCTTTGGATCGACTAGTGGTCCACCGCGGTAGCGCGTTCTATGCTCCGTTTCTCTCGGTTACTCGCTGAACGATCCGCTGCTAACTGACTCCGCGATCCCACAAACATCCTTCGCGTTCGAGGAACCACGTGACTGAGCTCGAACTCGAGCTCCAGCCCAAGTTCTCGAGGCAGCAGCATCGGATAGATAACCGAGCGATGGACGTGCTACGCCGAACCTTCGCGCCTATCTTTCCCGACCATGTATACGTGTGCGAAATGGCACGTCGGTGTACCACCAGCCAGCCAGACAACCAGTCAGCTAGCAAAAGGACACGCCGGAAAGGCCTGCAGACTGAAACGGTTGCGACTACTATCGCGATACTATTCGCAGGCCCGAAGATGGAAAGAACGAGTCGATTACGCAGCTGTGTATATAGATACACGCAGTAGAAAATTTAAGGAATGCAATTACATCGATAAAGCCCATATTTGGTAATATTTTCTCAAAACATTCGAGCCATTTCGATACAACTTGTAATTAGGTTCCTCAAAGTGCTGTCGAGCATTCGTACATGTTGATCGTTACAGTGTATCTCGAAATATATATTTGTGAAATAACGATGGTCGTGCGACGATGTTGCGCGAATATACGTGTACCTTCGAATTTCGCACTCTGTTTCACGACGTACAGAACAGTCGCTCGTTCTACTTTCACCCTAATTCGTTCGCACGGAAGCCGAATCGATCCTACATTTGCAAACTGTTGTGCGCTGCATCGTATAAAAGTCGTCGATTTTTCGATTCCGGATTAACCGACAATCCGATAACACGAGACGCGTCACCTCAAAAATCTTACTTATGATATTCTCTTGCAAGACGATGTTCACGATTAGTGGAAAAAGTAGACGAGAAAAATGATAAATCGGTAAAGTGAAATTTTGTTGAGCGCGGTTCAGTCACAGAAATTGCAAATGTTCCGGATTGCGCCGCAAAGAGCTGCGCTCGCTGCACACCAGCCGTATGGCATTAGATGGCGTTAGATAACACTGCTACCATAAATAAATTCGCTAAAGAACGCGCGCGCGTATCGTAAAATGTGCATCGCACGGTATTAAATTACGCACGATCGACAAGAGAGCTTCCCTGATGTGATACTGCATTCGCATAACGACTGCTCGCACTCGTGAAATACTGTTACGTAAGCGCGGGCTACGAGAATCTCTTTATTACATCCAAATGCACCGTTAACTCTACGATTCGACGCGATCTAACCGAATCATGTTTTCCAACGAAATCTCCCGGCACCCTACTACTGCTAATTTTGAGTAATTTTCGCTAATAATGGGCAATTCCGTTTCCGTAGCGGTTTTCATCGAACCATCGTGGATTCACGAGTAATTGCTAAGAATCAATTGTCCATTGATCGCTGTACGATTATGTCCACTCATAGAATTTAACAACGATAACGGTCGATTAATTGTAAAGCTTTGTTTCGTGATCTGCATCGTGGTCGTGAATCGTTTTAGACGAACTTTGCACAGAACAGAAGCGAAGTCGTAGAAGCGAAAGTCGGCAAATTTTCATAGGGAGAATTAAAAGGTGGCGGTGTACGTGAAACggcaatatatgtatgtacacgcAAGTACGTATGTACGTCAAGCAAACCTATTTCGTCGTTACGCTTTTTTTAGTTAAATTGCAACAAAATATGCCACCTTTTTACTGTAAGAGATCGAGAATTTCCAAAGAACGTGCAACAATGGCCATAATGTGGAAAGAAACGATGGCGAACGGTAGCTAACGTTTTCGTCGAATAGAAATTGATGGAGTGCTTCGCCTCGAATGAATTCCCTTGGTACATACGACTCACAATGAACGACATTACCTGATTACTCGTTGCGTGCTGACACCTGCGGGACTATCGGCAAACCAACTACTCCTTGAACTTCCATTCTTGACGACACATCGGACAGAGATGCCTGGTTTGCTGGGAATGCAACCACTTCATGATGCAGTGTATGTGGAAGCAATGCGAGCATTGGCCCCAAACTGGAACAGTATAGAACGTTTTTACGCTATAAACGTTTCTTCCTCGGTTAAGTATCGTGGACACACACACTTTATGTTATCGATAACCACCGGTAATCACCAGACTTCGTTCAGTTTACATTGACACGCGCGAGTACGCGCGCGTCAGAACGTGAGGTATCGTGTGCGAGCGATCCGTTTCATTCGGCACACCGATCGATATTAATGTCTACAGCTGCGCAAACGCTGTCGCGGCATTTTACAAACCTTCGCTCTATCGAACCCTCGTCGTTTCTCATCCATCTTTTCTCTGCGCTATTTTCCCTATTACTTTCGTTACTATATAATCGCAAAAAATAAACGATTCGATAAACCAAACAATCGTTTGATACCTTCgtgttttcattttttttcacTCGATAAACGCGCTTAATCAGTTTTACCCGAATATCGAGCTTCGATCTTCACTAATtcaagaaattaaattaaacttacCTAAAGGACAATCGTCTCCAGGAATCTTACAGTCTGGACAACTGGCATCAAAAGGCATTCTACATATACCGCAATTGTCATCGTTTGCTATCCAACGCCAGGTGGCAACACCAGTCCAACCTTAAAAAATGTTTACAATTGTTTACTTCTGTATCTAGCGGTTCGTGATTTAATATACACGATTAAATGATAACGAAAACTGTAAATAAATAGTACAAATGATATAGCAACTTGTATCTGCTTCATACGCCTAGTTATCGGTAATtgcaaaaataaacgaaatgtaCTTACGAGCAGGTTGAACATTCCAATTTGAATACTTACTTTTTATCGTGACTTTCATTTTATTGTGCGCAGCAACGAAACAATTTATTACGTAAAGCGTTGACCAGTGAATGCACGCTGTAAATTAAGCACCGTGAAAAATATATGTTATACCGATATTTTATAAATCACAAAAGACAAACCGTTTATGAAAGACGACTTAAGATTGAAAATGTCTTAACGAATGCTGCGCTACAGTCCGGCAACAACTACGCCGCTATGCGACGGGCAACAGAAACTGTCACTAGGCCGCCATACATTCGAATAGAAAGGAGAAACGAGTGGAATATACGATCGTGACTGTAATTGCGAGAAAAGTTTATGATAAGATGTCTCGTGCGTACATTGTGCCGGATTGCAATAGTAGATATAAATACGACAAAAAGTATtcgttatttgaaataattggaAATATGGATTTAAGATAGAAATGGGCGAAAGTCATTCCTAGAATAATAGAATTGAAATCGCAATAACTCccatttaaaaaacattttaaagacaaatatacatataataagatGAAAAGTAATTTAGAGAGACAATTGTAACAACATACTGTTTGAGATAATTAATACTGTTTTACGTATGTTTTGTGTTGttatagtaataaataaataaaatataatatagttgaatgtatatatagaaaatatttcatttaattggtTAATGTACATATGTACCTGCTGCGTTTATACCAGCTAACATATACTGTTAGCTACCATATACTGTTGGTCATATACATGTGCATGaacaatttatataaatgaatatCAAAGTATAAAGCAAATTGAAGATAAATGAAATTGAACACCATGTGAATATATGGAGAAATAGATGTTTCGAGAGCTGAAGGTGTCTTAAATTAGTGCACTGATTCTGTGGAAAATTCTAGAACGTAAAACGCGCGTATCGGTAATTGTTTAATTTACGTTGAACTGACGTCGCTCGCGCAGAAACTCGCCTTTTCGTTTTGTTGTATGATAGAGCAGTGTTGGAAACGGTCCTAGTGGCGGCGCGCCGCTAGGTGATATACGGTTGTCGTTCGTTTTGTGATGCGGAAATGTAAAAGTTTCGCATTGAGAAGAAGAAAATCGACATTGACTAGCGTATATCGTTAGTCAAGGAAAAGGAAGTCACACGGATCACACGATTTCGTCGAGAGTTTCTGTCAAGATAAACGTGAAACAGGATGACACTCGTGGTTTGAGCAAAGATCTCGATCTCGTGTGTTCAGCCTGCCAATCGCGACATGGCGGGTTTTCGAGACGAGGATAAGGCACTATTTCCTATTCAGAGCATCTCCTCGATCGTACGAATCTTCCAAAATCAGTTAGAAAACAGCTCGGAACCAGATTTGGCTTTGCTCTCGATTCTCGTCGGTGCAGTCGAGAATTCCCTAACCTGCAATAGAACATTTGCGTCGCAGGAGACCACTGTTTTTGACGAGCCGAAATTGCCGGCCGTTGAGTTTCATATTGCCGAAGCACTTTATACCAAGTTTCACGCAGTGATTAAGGGTGCGGTAGATCTTACGGTTTACGATACGAGATACGCGACTAGAGAACTCGTCAAAAAAGTCTCCGACGTTATATGGAACTCTCTAACAAGAAGCTATTACAAAGATCGCGCGCACTTACAAAGTCTCTATAGCTACCTCACAGCTAATAAATTGGATTGTTTCGGCGTTGCCTTTGCCGTGGTTGCCGGCTGTCAGGTATTGGGATTTAAAGATGTACACCTTGCTATGTCAGAAGATCACGCCTGGGTGGTTTACGGGGAGGATGGAACTGAAACTGCTGAAGTTACTTGGCATGGTAAGCCATACCTGAAGTTAGAAAGATATTGAACCTGATGCAATTTGATAACTACTAAACCTGATCGTATGTCTTTCATTAGGAAAGGGAAACGAGGATAAACGTGGCCAACCAGTTGAACCTGGTGTAGCTTCTCGGTCGTGGTTATATGTGAATGGACAAGCTGTAGTATGCTCTAGAGCAATGGAAGTTGCCACCATAGTATCGGCTATAAATCCTAGTTTAAGCGCTACATCGGATGCAGCTGAGGTTGCATTGCTTCAACAAGAACTGTTATGGCTGTTGTACGATTTGGGTCATCTCGCCAAGTATCCTATGGCTCTTGGTAATCTGGGAGATCTCGAGGAAGCAGCTCCAACTCCAGGCAGGCCTCCTGCCATAGATCTCTTTCAGGTATTTTACAAGTTACGAACGAGTACTAGTAGTTGAACTTGTTAATAATTTTAGTAAAGAATGCACGTAATTTCTTAACGTGTAATTTCTAGGAAGCTATACGATCAGCGAGGAAATATTATGGAAATGCTCACGTGTATCCATATACTTATCAAGGTGGCTACTTGTATAGACACGGATTGCATGCCAATGCGTTGTCATCATGGGCAGATGCGGCAGATGTTTTAAGGAAGTAAGTAGCAATCGACAGAGAATATGATATCCGAAATGAGATTACGGAATTTGTAATCTCATTGGACTATTCCGATTCTAATGTGCAATAGGTATGACTATTCGAGGGACGATGGAGAGATATACAAGGAATTGTTGGAAATAGCGAACGAGCTTATACCCCATACGGTACGAGCCGATGAACGCTTGTTACGACAACCGCGCTGTTTCGCTTATTTGTTGAGGTTTTATGACGGAATTTGTCAGTGGGAAGAAGGAGCAAACACGCCGGTATTACACATAGGATGGGCACGACCATTGGTAAATACCATTTCAAAGTTCGATGCTAGTATTCGTGCTCAGGTAATTATCGATTGTTATGACGTGGAAGCGAaacaggaagaagaaaaatcgcAGAAAAGGGAGACAAGTCCGGAGGAAACACTgaacaataataacaacaattACTGTAAAACTAAAGAGAGGGGCAACGCGGCCCGCGACCTGATCAAAAGCTTAGAGTCTAAAGTACCTCCTAACCCAGCACCGATGCATCCTAGTATTCAAGCGTTGACGGCAGCCTGTAGCGAAAAGATACTTAATAGGGATTACCTGCTGCAGGGTGGCGGGGAACCGTTTGTTGCTCCGTCGGATGACGCTTTACCTCCCGCACCTTCCACTTCCCAGGAGAACCTTGATCCCGAGGTAGAGACTGATTCCGAACACGAAAGACCAAGGATAACTTTGTACAGTCAGAAAATGAAGGGTCTGAAAGACTTGTTGTTGGCTGAAAAGTTAAACACGCATGCGATATCGTTGCAGCTAACCGCACAGAGCCAGGTACAAATCGGTAAAAAATCGCGTAATACCGACGAGGTTGGAGTTAGTCAACGTCCAAAAAGGACGCGTCGCGAATAGTATAAGATTTTTGACCGTCGTTTCGGTATCGTAAAGTATTGATGTAAGAGCAGCGCAGATATAGTGCCACTGGATTCATTTTGGTCGGAAAAGAATCTCAATCTTTGCTCACGGTTTCATTCTGTTCGAGTGAATTTCTGACCCAAGCTTCTCGCGTTTCCGTCTACAGCTATTTTACTCCGGAAAGCGGACGATATAGCGATGATGACGACGTTGTGCCGTTTTGTTCGAACCCCGTGTCTCGTGCGCGTTTTCGTTTCAAGGAACGATTCCGATGCTTTCAATTGTCGCGCGGATTTCCACAGAGTATGTTCGCGCGTAATTTTTGGAACGTACGATCGTCGTTAgataataagtaaaaaatagatGCGAACAAATTTATAGAAGAGTACAAAAAGGGTTTTCTCGATTTTAAGTTAAATGTGCCGAAACCGTGAGTGCTTACGTTTCTTCGTATTTTCACGTTGAATATGTATTTAACTGTAAAAATATCTTGTCTCTTCCACAGTGCGTAAAGCTGTGAATAAATTTCATGTCGATTGGGTAAGGGTGGTGTGGATGGGTGATCGGTTGTGAGGATAGGAATGGCGTGGGACTAGAGGAATTGTGATTGCGCAAATGAAATAGAAAAACGAATCGGACAATGTACCTAATGTATCTTCGCGGAGAGATCAGATTCTTAGCACAGTTATTTATTCTACGATCAGTAACGATGATCGTCGGCGGATCGATTAGTTTCGATCTCGTCTTTTATCCTATTTCTAATCTCTTGTTGCACCTTTATTTATTGATCCACGTGTTTTTTATCGAACTATCGCACTTCGCATATATTACAATTAACAAGTTGTCGTTAATGTTTTTTACACGATAGTTAAATCTTTTGTTAGACGTACGCTTTTATGATGTAGTAAGAGAGACCACACACATTCCACACTCCGTAAGTGGTGCAAACTAATTAAGTTTTTACCTAAGGTATTTTAAGCATAAAATGCTCGCTTATTTTTATAACTATTTATTTTCAGAGTAATTATAAGTATCTACTACTAGATTCTATTCTATTTCGTCACTCGATAGGTAGAACAGGTGAAACGTAGTCCACCGAAACGTGGTACACAGAGTGAAAAGTATTGGACGATATTTCGTCCGTAACGTGTGTGTATATGCGTGTgcgtgtatgtgtatgtgtgtgcgcgtgtgtttCACAGTACATATATGGAACGAGATACGATAGCTCGTTAGGTTGATCGCGAAATGGGAAACGATACGTACGCGATGCGTATGAAGTTCCTGAGAGTTTTTCGCGACGTCGTGTAACGTACAAATAATTTCTTCCGACGTAGCACGCGTCACTCCTTTACGTGCGTATCAGAGAATCCGAAGATGAAGATTTTCCTAATTCTTTTGCCCCTTTACTTGGCGTTTTAATTACAGATCAAGTCACGTGCCGCTTTGTCGCCCTTCGATCAACTATCAGTATTTTGGAAAATTATCGATGCACGCTACGTACGCGCGCGATGCTAGGTGAAATCGTTGATTATCATTAGTGGCTTTCAGTCGGGCACACAACACCTTTCTACGACTTTTATTTCTCCGATGCTTGTCCTCTTGTACAGGTGCACTCCTACGGACACGATACAAACCGAACACTAGAAAAGTAATCGTGACATCGATATTGATGCGAATACAAATTATTCCACGACGATATCTAGGCGGATTGTTGTAGTATATGTTGTTGAATGAAATGAATATAAACGATCCGAGCAAACCGACGATCACTTAAATAATGAAGGGCGCTATCTTACTGTGATGCTgaatatatactatattatactatatatatatatatatacataaatatatatatgtgtgcgcgcgcgtatgcgtatatatatatgtatctgtacACACActcacacatatatacataattatataattaataattgtagTATGTAACTGATGACTCGGCGTCGGTAGGTTTTCATTTTGTCGCACGAGGTGAAATTGTTAACGAGCGGCGCCgaattgtaattattttaaaaggCTGCAGAAACGAGAGTAGATACGAGAGAGAAagacaaaggaaaaagaaacgggGAAGAAGAGGGTGTCCGTTGAATCCGTACCGTTCGCGTATTAATATAAGTAATGTTTTCGAATCTTTTTCAATGCGTTTTTGAGATAATATTACCGATCAGACACGTATTTTTCTCTCCTGGATATGTGCCGCGTTACCGTGTAATCGACATTGTGTGAAAATTGTATCGTCATCGTGTGTATCGAAAATTGTAATTCACATAGAAAGGGAGAGTAACGCGTGCGTTGCGAGTATAGATTCTTGTAAAATTGAGATATTGTACACTCGTATACGTACAAGACggattattatttttcatcgtCGAAACGTAAATGTATACATGTGTTTTTCGAACAGGAACTGACTTGTTCCTACTTGCTGTTTTGtaacttattttttaattattttaaatccgAATATTCTACGAACCAATTGTGTCCGCGGTTTTATGCGTTATTATCATTCTGCAACATATTGCGACGAAGCAGAAGGgaagataattaaaaatgtaaaaaagaaaagtaacGGTCGTTACTAGACGAAGGAATACTTTTGTCACTAAATTATACCGTTTCGCGTGTAGTATTttgttgttttttctttttttcttttcttatttctttgaCAGCGGTAAAGGAACGTTTTAAGAGACTACAGGGATTACTATGCATAAAAGTAATAGGAATAATAGGAGAAGAACTGATGCAACAGAACAGTATTTTTGTATTAGCTATGTCGCGTAGAGgtgttctctctctctatctttctctctctctctctctttctctctttgaaatattaatattcgtaATATTCGGACGTTTAGGGATGAAAGATTGCAACATCCGTTTCAGTGTCACGGTAACGGTCATCGCATGCTCGAAGCAAATTAGGGAAGCGAAATGTGTCTGCGGTGAGAATTCGAAACGACTGTAGAAAAAATAGGAAACGACGATGGATAATCGAAAAATAGTCGAGAAAAGGAATACCGACGAAGCGTCTATCCGTTATCGATCTCGTTCTCGTCCGACTTATTTTCCGGCAGTTCGATCATTATTCGATCATCGATCCTCGTTTGGACATATCGATGGGAGGGAACACTACGCATACTTCATAAACCTCCGCCTCCGTTCGTGTTTTCCCGTTTGCCAGCCGTATCAATATTAATCCTTCGTGTActtgtttttctttcatttttccttAACCTTGTCACCACCGCACTTCATCGATTCGTCTCGAAGAAGATGAGAACAAGATCGCGTGCTATTTCTTTTCGTCATCTTGGTAAACTCTCCACGAAATTCCTCTCTGTTACTTTCGGCCCCCCCGTTCTCTTCCTCGAACCAATTCTAGTTTTACCGGTGTAAGATGTTGCCGTTTTTCCAATGCTAAAAAATCAAACATTCGGAAAAGGAGGAGGAATAGAGGTGACAGCGTATGTTTATGCTTATTCGTTTTTAGTGCCATACAACGCTACAGTCGGAAACGACTAGCGTATATATTTTTCGTTCTCATTCTGTCATTGTGTTCTCACTCTTCGTCGTTATGTTACTGGTTGTCTAGTTTCACGGTATTCTATTACCGAGGCGTATCGACATAGGAAAAAGAGAAACGGAGAAGAAAGGAGGGGAAAAAACGTGGATGATGTTTATAAGAGGAACAGGGAAAATGACAGGGAAAGATCGAGCGTTTGAACAGCTGTTCGCTTTGTGGATCGAGTTTTTCTATGATTATAGCAGGGAACGTGAGAGCAGGCGGAGGATCTCGGAAGATTGCA
Encoded proteins:
- the LOC117153322 gene encoding anaphase-promoting complex subunit 11 isoform X3, with the translated sequence MKVTIKSWTGVATWRWIANDDNCGICRMPFDASCPDCKIPGDDCPLVWGQCSHCFHIHCIMKWLHSQQTRHLCPMCRQEWKFKE
- the LOC117153322 gene encoding uncharacterized protein LOC117153322 isoform X1; its protein translation is MHLAATQRPHPPPVPPRPSRQVVAEALKRSPRPPCPTRQAPPPPNTKPWRSDRDRSNNRQQVVSPAAGRTVVYESIKDSIPKETGSEGGDHDDPVRHVVDKGPGDGGNGGEPVARVSSERRVDEDDRRGNPRERRVRTPVVGQEYQGNSSEWNAVTGDVVSSPTSRRKEDASISCREYSSVFERVTLDERFFNGVTSAVRSPVNEENGKQCIDGPTRDNATSESAISRTTESSDHGDVVAKPPSVVESRVSLNDVLRCQDTPCDTSESTIGKSKSSSISERSECSERRPIPTQRSCLVKYRDSTTKKSSETQSAEGSNANGQPSVSNVDRATVVLIDELNRKATTSNDNSDKQNDRGERVVDHDDHRDDRHDGDRANENDNDNDNIHRQDWLEAGIRYSSTQIRLSGEDGDVVDGTRINGYNRCENEKFSNLNVPSIQERIAMSSLQGLPPLPRSLSGFNLSGGRSEGCEPPPPPTRSSSKTQRGGKTSIQSSSRPSPPARQLTTLDTQLAILRREMFGLRQLDLSLLAQLWSLNESIQEFRQLLQEQEDRAPSPSPSSEEGDDTSYGTHPPPPPRRPAPGVHLHRPPRPPRPARPPPSDESPSSEEYGAV
- the Mnn1 gene encoding menin 1, with protein sequence MAGFRDEDKALFPIQSISSIVRIFQNQLENSSEPDLALLSILVGAVENSLTCNRTFASQETTVFDEPKLPAVEFHIAEALYTKFHAVIKGAVDLTVYDTRYATRELVKKVSDVIWNSLTRSYYKDRAHLQSLYSYLTANKLDCFGVAFAVVAGCQVLGFKDVHLAMSEDHAWVVYGEDGTETAEVTWHGKGNEDKRGQPVEPGVASRSWLYVNGQAVVCSRAMEVATIVSAINPSLSATSDAAEVALLQQELLWLLYDLGHLAKYPMALGNLGDLEEAAPTPGRPPAIDLFQEAIRSARKYYGNAHVYPYTYQGGYLYRHGLHANALSSWADAADVLRKYDYSRDDGEIYKELLEIANELIPHTVRADERLLRQPRCFAYLLRFYDGICQWEEGANTPVLHIGWARPLVNTISKFDASIRAQVIIDCYDVEAKQEEEKSQKRETSPEETLNNNNNNYCKTKERGNAARDLIKSLESKVPPNPAPMHPSIQALTAACSEKILNRDYLLQGGGEPFVAPSDDALPPAPSTSQENLDPEVETDSEHERPRITLYSQKMKGLKDLLLAEKLNTHAISLQLTAQSQVQIGKKSRNTDEVGVSQRPKRTRRE